CAGGAAGTGGCGAACGGCATGGGGATGGACGCGCGGATCGGCCGGCGTTTCCTGCAGGCCTCGCTCGGCTTCGGGGGGAGCTGCTTTCCCAAGGATCTGAGCGCGTTCATCAAGATCGCCGAGCAGGTTGGCTACGATTTCCGGCTGCTGAAGGAAGTTCAGCACATTAACGCGGCGCAGATGGACCGCTTCGTCAAGAAGATCGCGGACACCCTTTGGGTGCTCAAAGACAAGACCATCGGCGTGCTGGGCCTGGCCTTCAAGCAGAACACCGACGACATTCGAACATCGCCGGCTATCGAGCTCTGCTGCCGCCTGCAAAAGGAAGGCGTGGCTCTGCGCGTGCACGATCCCAAGGCCATGGAAAAGGCCAAAGCAGTGTTGAAGGATGTCACCTTTGTCCAGGACATGAACGCGGTTGCCGAGGGTTGCGACGCGCTCGTGATCGCCACGGAATGGGATGAGTTCAAGCGGCTTGATCTGGAGCGGACCCGCAAGGCGCTTTCCCACCCAATCCTGTTTGACGGCCGCAACCTCTTTGATCCGGCCGAGATGGAGCGCCTGGGTTTCATCTACAAGAGCATTGGGCGCTGAGCTGGCCTTTGCGCGGCCGGAGTTCCGACACTGAGAACCGATTTCCCGCTTTGTTCATCTGACCTTCTGACTGCCTTGGCTTGTACGTCCGTCATTGATGTCGCCGCCGCGCTGGTTTTCCGCGGTGGCAAGCTGCTGATCACGCAGCGCCATGCGGAGGCGCACCTGGGCGGGCTGTGGGAGTTCCCGGGCGGGAAGCGCGAAGCGGAGGAGACTTTTGAGGATTGCCTGATGCGCGAATTGCGCGAGGAATTGGGCATCGAGGTTGCCGTGGAGGAACTGGTGGAGAGCATCACGCACGCCTACCCGGACAAAACGGTGCACCTGCGGTTCTTTCGCTGCCGCTGGGTCAAACATGAGCCGCAACCGCTGGGCTGCCCCGCGTTCAAA
This genomic window from Candidatus Paceibacterota bacterium contains:
- the mutT gene encoding 8-oxo-dGTP diphosphatase MutT; amino-acid sequence: MACTSVIDVAAALVFRGGKLLITQRHAEAHLGGLWEFPGGKREAEETFEDCLMRELREELGIEVAVEELVESITHAYPDKTVHLRFFRCRWVKHEPQPLGCPAFKWVRAAELNEYAFPAADARLLETLQQDSGLWDGK